A DNA window from Paenarthrobacter aurescens TC1 contains the following coding sequences:
- a CDS encoding putative Membrane protein: MMAIWSGALWLLETAFGLIDNFTPNVADPDLAKLYSVTLWIALVIALVMAFGQIGLAVIRQDGRGFGTLAAGVVQYGVVLSCWVTVSAGFIAAASGLTKGILNTLLDVDSFSGYAAGDGFVDHVSGTTQAATLGICALFILIPAAFGHMVIMMVRSAALLILVATMPMAAAGALSEGTKSWMWKSVRWFLACVLMEPLLALVVGMGTQFAWAGMPDGEEQGLGNNPLHFASTSENIGMSVVGSIIMLVACFMPLVLFRLLAFVDPGTASGASFRSTMDANGGAAGLLKGKGAGAQATGSGAASETASDGRTSSENGAEAETANRFQSSGFKKFGGKVGGMVGGAMEKTGKVAQAGASMSVDVLGQSGIGNQGYYPTDHTPKQKRQGQPGQKLRPLNDTNGDGVANDLPPEAQVAVEDGAFIA, encoded by the coding sequence ATGATGGCGATCTGGTCGGGCGCCCTGTGGCTGCTCGAGACCGCCTTCGGTCTGATCGACAACTTCACCCCCAACGTGGCAGACCCCGACCTGGCCAAGCTGTACTCGGTCACCTTGTGGATCGCGCTGGTGATCGCACTGGTGATGGCGTTCGGCCAGATCGGCCTCGCGGTCATCAGGCAGGACGGCCGCGGGTTCGGCACCCTGGCGGCGGGCGTCGTCCAGTACGGCGTCGTCCTGTCCTGCTGGGTCACCGTGAGCGCGGGGTTCATCGCCGCCGCCTCCGGACTCACCAAGGGCATCCTGAACACCCTGCTCGACGTCGACAGCTTCTCCGGCTACGCAGCCGGAGACGGATTCGTCGACCACGTCTCGGGCACCACCCAGGCAGCCACGCTCGGCATCTGTGCGCTGTTCATCCTGATCCCGGCCGCATTCGGCCACATGGTGATCATGATGGTGCGCTCGGCGGCGCTACTCATCCTGGTGGCCACCATGCCCATGGCGGCCGCAGGAGCACTGTCGGAGGGCACCAAGTCGTGGATGTGGAAGTCCGTCCGCTGGTTCCTGGCCTGCGTGCTGATGGAGCCGCTGCTGGCGCTCGTGGTCGGGATGGGCACCCAGTTCGCCTGGGCCGGCATGCCCGACGGTGAGGAGCAGGGGCTCGGGAACAACCCGCTGCACTTCGCGTCGACGTCGGAAAACATCGGCATGTCCGTGGTGGGCTCGATCATCATGCTGGTGGCCTGCTTCATGCCGCTGGTGCTGTTCCGGCTGCTGGCCTTCGTCGATCCCGGCACCGCCTCGGGGGCGTCGTTCCGCTCGACGATGGACGCCAACGGTGGCGCCGCCGGGCTGTTGAAGGGCAAGGGCGCCGGCGCCCAGGCCACCGGCTCGGGCGCTGCAAGCGAGACCGCGTCGGACGGTCGCACCAGCTCCGAGAACGGTGCTGAGGCTGAAACCGCGAACCGGTTCCAGTCCTCGGGGTTCAAGAAGTTCGGCGGCAAGGTCGGCGGGATGGTCGGCGGCGCGATGGAGAAGACGGGCAAGGTCGCCCAGGCCGGCGCCTCGATGAGTGTCGACGTGCTCGGCCAGTCCGGCATCGGCAACCAGGGCTACTACCCGACCGACCACACCCCCAAGCAGAAGCGACAGGGGCAGCCGGGGCAGAAGCTCCGGCCGCTCAACGACACCAACGGCGACGGCGTCGCCAACGACCTTCCCCCCGAGGCTCAGGTCGCAGTTGAGGACGGAGCGTTTATCGCATGA
- a CDS encoding putative membrane protein (identified by similarity to GB:CAD47984.1) codes for MSVYGASATRDRQAWLFGLTGPQFFMVLAAGFPTWMAIAIGQWLALVGLVPMWGLVALLICLPIRGHSAFQWIGVLFRHLAGAAFGWSRFQSKAAAGDLDLGDADDEEDDGDAGEADLPGILASIQIHDGPPMTGQTARPAIIQNHATRTWAATARVVHPGIGMSDDADRFRMGAGLTEMMEAATAGNQIDLIVVQVRTIPDDGTERDEWVRHNARPDEPEVSARVNAQLEAMTAGAAVRREAFVTVVVREDVINKDAKRAGRGVMGRARILYSVLAEVEARLTGSIGCTRVNWLDSSELAVAIRTGFEPGDAPALADAAIHHREDPSIAAGVPLGAAGPTNASTALRSYRHGEWESISSTILLPRKGARMGALARVLVPSQPGERRALTVFYRPVSQQAADRATGRAQMSAVMAGTIRTKVGKVERAKDRQSVGSLHERDEKLEMGRSLVKVSSAVSVTVPAGWNVQDFGRRLDASIRISGFTPLPLDGAHDAAFAVSAIPLGVGLPKKRR; via the coding sequence ATGAGCGTCTACGGAGCATCAGCAACCCGCGACCGACAGGCCTGGCTGTTCGGCCTCACCGGCCCGCAGTTCTTCATGGTGCTAGCCGCCGGGTTCCCGACCTGGATGGCGATCGCCATCGGGCAATGGCTCGCGCTGGTGGGTCTCGTCCCCATGTGGGGCCTAGTTGCCCTGTTGATCTGCCTGCCGATCCGGGGCCACTCGGCCTTCCAATGGATCGGCGTGCTGTTCCGGCACCTGGCCGGGGCAGCGTTCGGTTGGTCCCGATTTCAGTCCAAGGCTGCTGCCGGCGACCTCGACCTGGGCGACGCCGACGACGAGGAGGACGACGGTGACGCGGGCGAGGCAGACCTGCCCGGCATCCTGGCGAGCATCCAGATCCACGACGGCCCGCCCATGACCGGGCAGACCGCGCGCCCGGCGATCATTCAGAACCATGCGACCCGCACCTGGGCGGCCACTGCGCGGGTCGTGCACCCCGGCATCGGGATGAGCGACGACGCCGACCGGTTCCGCATGGGCGCAGGCCTCACCGAGATGATGGAGGCTGCGACCGCCGGTAACCAGATCGACCTGATCGTGGTGCAGGTGCGCACCATCCCCGACGACGGCACGGAGCGCGACGAGTGGGTGCGGCACAACGCCCGCCCCGACGAGCCGGAGGTGTCGGCCCGGGTCAACGCCCAGCTGGAGGCGATGACCGCCGGCGCAGCGGTCCGGCGCGAAGCATTCGTGACCGTGGTGGTTCGTGAGGACGTCATCAACAAGGACGCCAAGCGCGCCGGCCGCGGCGTGATGGGTCGGGCGCGCATCCTGTACTCGGTCCTGGCCGAGGTCGAGGCGCGGCTGACCGGCTCAATCGGATGTACGCGCGTGAACTGGCTGGACAGCTCCGAGCTCGCCGTGGCGATCCGGACCGGATTCGAGCCAGGCGATGCGCCCGCGCTCGCGGACGCGGCGATCCACCACCGCGAGGACCCCTCGATCGCGGCCGGCGTGCCGCTTGGGGCGGCCGGCCCGACCAACGCGTCGACCGCCCTGCGGTCCTACCGGCATGGCGAATGGGAGTCGATCTCCTCCACGATCCTGTTGCCACGCAAAGGTGCCCGGATGGGTGCGCTGGCGCGCGTGCTGGTGCCCTCCCAGCCGGGCGAGCGTCGCGCGCTCACCGTGTTCTACCGGCCGGTCTCGCAACAGGCCGCCGACCGGGCTACCGGCCGGGCGCAGATGTCGGCCGTGATGGCCGGCACGATCCGCACGAAGGTCGGCAAGGTCGAGCGGGCTAAGGACCGTCAGTCGGTCGGCAGCCTGCACGAGCGAGACGAGAAGCTCGAGATGGGCCGCTCGCTGGTCAAGGTGTCCTCCGCAGTCTCGGTCACTGTTCCGGCCGGCTGGAACGTGCAGGACTTCGGCCGTCGACTCGACGCCTCGATCCGCATCAGTGGATTCACCCCGCTCCCCCTCGACGGGGCACACGACGCGGCGTTCGCCGTGTCGGCCATCCCGCTAGGGGTGGGCCTGCCGAAGAAGCGCCGCTAA
- a CDS encoding putative ATP-binding protein — MAATKSPARGGGKTSRPAARTIDDLLSDFGTTMPRKAAPVEEPPAEKLFPGSVKPNGVRRMGHGWAATMPPLAGYQMTSEETPVLWPLISGDGLPPWGAEMGYDVLSGGKFYCDPMGWVLDDSIPVTNPNIFIFGKPGRGKSATVKAFMLRMIRYGYRSLVLGDVKDEYEDLARFLGVEPFRIGPGLAGRINPLDLGPLGVDWEKQTREEQHRRANVIFNRWLFLIRGLIGSQGVTFTPTEERVINKVLRHMTGWSVGASRLTPVTIPQVWAALDTPSDDLVSDCRYSSRQDFFDGTRPLRDALGALCEGSLQGMFDTESTFHPDWRAPIQTLSLRSLHETGNKVAVGIALMCLNSWGQGMRETASAGDRRIVLRDEAWLQTRLSLDAVMALDANLRLSRTEGDIQLVTYHKPSDPLSAGDQGSQAAQIAKDLLNLSDVRILMGQDESVADELGRLMGLSEMQQSVITNWAMQEKGRALWMVGDQRYKVQTLLTPLEKRLTYTNDAIDPAR; from the coding sequence GTGGCGGCGACCAAGAGCCCCGCTCGAGGTGGAGGGAAGACCTCCCGGCCGGCGGCGCGGACGATCGACGACCTGCTGTCGGATTTCGGGACCACGATGCCGCGCAAGGCGGCACCGGTCGAGGAGCCGCCGGCGGAGAAGCTGTTCCCGGGCTCGGTCAAACCCAACGGCGTCCGCCGCATGGGGCACGGGTGGGCCGCGACGATGCCGCCACTGGCCGGCTACCAGATGACCTCGGAGGAGACCCCGGTCCTGTGGCCGCTGATCTCCGGCGACGGGCTTCCGCCGTGGGGTGCGGAGATGGGCTACGACGTTCTCTCGGGCGGCAAGTTCTACTGCGACCCGATGGGCTGGGTCCTCGACGACTCAATCCCGGTGACCAACCCGAACATCTTCATCTTCGGCAAGCCGGGCCGCGGGAAGTCGGCCACCGTGAAGGCGTTCATGCTCAGGATGATCCGCTACGGCTACCGGTCCCTGGTGCTCGGCGACGTCAAGGACGAGTACGAGGACTTGGCCAGGTTCCTCGGAGTGGAGCCGTTCCGCATCGGCCCGGGCCTCGCCGGACGGATCAACCCGCTCGACCTCGGCCCACTCGGGGTGGACTGGGAGAAGCAGACACGCGAGGAGCAGCACCGGCGCGCCAACGTGATCTTCAACCGCTGGCTGTTCCTGATCCGCGGCCTGATCGGCTCCCAAGGGGTGACCTTCACCCCGACCGAGGAGCGGGTCATCAACAAGGTGCTACGGCACATGACGGGCTGGTCGGTGGGTGCCTCCCGACTCACGCCGGTCACGATCCCGCAGGTGTGGGCGGCACTGGACACGCCGAGCGACGATCTCGTGTCGGACTGTCGATACTCCTCCCGGCAAGACTTCTTCGACGGCACCCGGCCGCTGCGAGACGCCCTCGGCGCCCTGTGCGAAGGATCGCTGCAGGGCATGTTCGACACCGAGTCGACCTTCCACCCCGACTGGCGGGCACCGATCCAGACCCTGTCCCTGCGGTCGCTGCACGAGACCGGCAACAAGGTCGCCGTGGGCATCGCGCTGATGTGCCTGAACTCCTGGGGGCAGGGCATGCGGGAGACCGCATCGGCGGGCGACCGGCGCATCGTGCTCCGCGACGAGGCGTGGCTGCAGACGCGGCTCTCGCTGGATGCGGTGATGGCGCTGGACGCCAACCTGAGGCTCTCCCGCACTGAGGGCGACATCCAGCTGGTGACCTACCACAAGCCCTCCGACCCGCTCTCGGCCGGCGACCAAGGCAGCCAAGCCGCCCAGATCGCCAAGGACCTCCTCAACCTCTCCGACGTCCGGATCCTGATGGGCCAGGACGAGTCGGTCGCTGACGAGCTCGGCCGCCTGATGGGTCTCTCGGAGATGCAGCAGAGCGTCATCACCAACTGGGCGATGCAGGAGAAGGGCCGCGCCCTGTGGATGGTGGGCGACCAGCGGTACAAGGTCCAGACCCTGCTGACCCCTCTGGAGAAGCGGCTGACCTACACCAACGACGCGATCGACCCGGCTCGTTAG
- a CDS encoding Ribosomal-protein-serine acetyltransferase (identified by match to protein family HMM PF00583) yields the protein MCRWARGAASTGSARGARQCGIVTGDIAQKGCAAASNRQAGGTSSLRVRHPVSLAGNRSPVSSRRNNRLSHFTIDLEDKADLVLREPWTVDGMHALITKNLDRLRNWESWAQGEQTRDGLECFTNHQLSEWVAGRSLPAAIRQNGALVGSVGARIDLYAGVADLGYWIDADQEGRGLVTQASRAVIDHLRNDRGLRRIEIRAAVGNTRSRAVAERLGFEFEGTLRRAQQVGETVHDVALYALT from the coding sequence GTGTGCCGATGGGCTCGCGGAGCCGCCAGTACGGGATCGGCTCGCGGAGCGCGCCAGTGCGGGATCGTCACGGGTGACATAGCGCAAAAAGGGTGCGCCGCAGCGAGCAACCGTCAGGCCGGCGGGACGTCTTCTCTCCGAGTGCGGCATCCTGTGTCTCTAGCGGGGAATCGATCCCCAGTGTCAAGTCGGAGGAACAACAGGTTGAGTCACTTCACCATCGATCTTGAGGACAAAGCCGACCTGGTGCTGCGCGAGCCGTGGACAGTCGATGGGATGCACGCGCTCATTACGAAGAACCTCGACCGGCTGCGCAACTGGGAATCTTGGGCTCAGGGGGAACAGACTCGCGATGGGCTTGAATGTTTCACCAACCACCAGCTCAGCGAATGGGTCGCCGGACGCAGCCTGCCCGCGGCGATCCGGCAGAACGGAGCGCTGGTCGGCTCCGTTGGAGCGCGCATCGACTTGTACGCAGGAGTTGCTGACCTCGGCTACTGGATCGATGCCGATCAGGAAGGCCGCGGTCTGGTTACTCAAGCATCGCGCGCAGTCATCGATCACTTGCGCAACGATCGGGGGCTCCGTCGCATCGAGATCCGGGCGGCCGTCGGCAACACACGAAGCCGCGCGGTCGCCGAGCGTCTCGGCTTCGAGTTCGAGGGTACGCTGCGCCGCGCTCAGCAAGTCGGCGAGACAGTCCACGACGTTGCTCTATACGCACTGACCTGA
- a CDS encoding conserved hypothetical protein (identified by similarity to RF:NP_826790.1), producing the protein MTQTWCPTALGVLRLPSGRTVRGRGLRQPVPGGVSPDFGLYLLSRPPAPPMDWEERWVRWPDLRLPVDKADAWDALCEAWRRPGRERVEVACSGGRGRTGTALACLAVLDGVPADHAVAFVRERYDRRAVETPWQRRYVVRFGTV; encoded by the coding sequence GTGACCCAAACCTGGTGCCCGACCGCTCTAGGCGTGCTTCGTCTGCCGTCCGGTCGAACGGTCCGGGGCCGTGGCCTGCGGCAGCCGGTGCCTGGTGGTGTGTCTCCGGACTTTGGGCTCTACTTGTTGAGCAGGCCCCCGGCGCCGCCCATGGACTGGGAAGAGCGATGGGTTCGTTGGCCGGACTTGCGGTTGCCTGTCGACAAGGCTGACGCGTGGGACGCATTGTGTGAGGCGTGGCGTCGACCTGGGCGCGAGCGAGTCGAGGTCGCTTGCAGCGGAGGGCGCGGCAGGACAGGCACTGCGCTCGCCTGTCTTGCGGTGCTGGATGGCGTACCGGCCGATCATGCCGTCGCCTTTGTACGCGAGCGCTACGACCGCCGGGCGGTCGAGACGCCCTGGCAGAGGCGCTACGTCGTGCGATTCGGCACCGTGTAG
- a CDS encoding hypothetical protein (identified by Glimmer2; putative), translated as MPAPGPNAPLRVPPKCNACQNHRVAWTNPRVDLCYQCLPGGPFASPPCDHCGSRADYFSQGLCSRCHPRSPEHIGSCKGCFAWGVYPRHNWTCWSCRWWQTHYPKGTCAYCARASHVSDRRACRLCLENARLEQVPGRIPDLVGANKHSQQLFFANMVFKRRATPLPDYVRPDGRWSKKNKNQLRYQPGTSFDDHAREQLTLFAMDPDPEVLRQRILLEDSELTRYCAAIVADHARRYGWSVRQRNAVMQTLRMLQTVRPTPTAKVRASDVVALRRYDGTITSTLDVLAEAELLIEDVPTRVERYFNAKFIESGGLPDAMREHLELWLQVMLGGSRQAPRQLPREPETVEIHIQGLAPVVQAWVEAGRQSFAEISKDDILAALATLPTGTSHRHFAENGLKSLFKILKGRRLVFTNPMRGIDLTRVHTNIPMPLDPALIRAELDSPNPAVALAVALVAFHGLTGKQVRELQLTDIVDGRLRLDGRDIPLAAPVRSRLRIWLDHRNRTWPATANPHLLINRRTAPRLVPGGPSFPWRDSRVRPGALREDRILHEIHATGGDVRRICDLFGLSVEGATRYIKTVEHPDLRKKDHPGNRT; from the coding sequence ATGCCAGCGCCCGGCCCGAACGCGCCGCTGCGGGTGCCGCCCAAGTGCAACGCCTGCCAGAACCACCGGGTTGCCTGGACCAACCCCCGAGTCGACCTCTGCTATCAGTGCCTGCCCGGTGGCCCGTTCGCATCGCCACCGTGCGACCACTGCGGCTCCCGCGCCGACTACTTCAGTCAGGGTCTGTGCAGTCGATGTCATCCCCGCAGCCCCGAGCACATCGGGTCCTGCAAAGGCTGCTTCGCCTGGGGCGTCTACCCCCGCCACAACTGGACCTGCTGGTCCTGCCGCTGGTGGCAGACCCACTACCCCAAGGGCACCTGCGCCTACTGCGCCCGCGCCAGCCACGTCAGCGACAGACGGGCATGTCGGCTGTGCCTTGAGAACGCCCGACTCGAGCAGGTGCCCGGCCGCATCCCTGACCTCGTCGGCGCGAACAAGCACAGCCAGCAGCTGTTCTTCGCCAACATGGTCTTCAAACGTCGCGCGACGCCGCTGCCCGACTACGTCAGGCCGGATGGTCGATGGTCGAAGAAGAACAAGAACCAGCTGCGCTACCAACCCGGCACCAGCTTCGACGATCACGCGCGCGAACAGTTGACCCTGTTCGCCATGGACCCCGACCCCGAGGTCCTGCGCCAACGAATCCTGCTCGAAGACAGCGAGCTGACGCGCTACTGCGCGGCCATCGTCGCCGATCACGCCCGGCGCTACGGATGGAGCGTGCGCCAACGCAACGCAGTGATGCAGACCTTGCGGATGCTGCAGACCGTTCGGCCCACGCCCACCGCGAAGGTCCGCGCCAGCGACGTCGTGGCGCTGCGCCGCTATGACGGCACCATCACCTCCACCCTCGACGTCCTCGCGGAAGCCGAGCTGCTCATCGAGGACGTCCCGACACGGGTGGAGCGGTATTTCAACGCCAAGTTCATCGAATCCGGAGGCCTCCCCGACGCGATGCGGGAGCACCTCGAGCTGTGGCTTCAGGTCATGCTCGGTGGATCCCGACAAGCACCTCGCCAACTGCCCCGCGAACCCGAGACCGTGGAGATCCACATCCAGGGGTTGGCGCCCGTGGTCCAGGCATGGGTCGAAGCCGGCCGCCAGTCGTTCGCAGAGATCAGCAAGGACGACATTCTGGCCGCCCTCGCGACCCTGCCTACCGGCACCAGCCACCGCCACTTCGCGGAGAACGGGCTGAAGTCGCTGTTCAAGATTCTCAAGGGCCGACGACTCGTCTTCACCAACCCCATGCGGGGCATCGACCTGACCCGCGTCCACACCAACATTCCGATGCCGTTGGACCCCGCCCTGATCCGGGCCGAGCTGGACTCGCCGAACCCGGCCGTCGCGCTCGCTGTCGCTCTGGTGGCCTTCCACGGTCTGACCGGTAAGCAGGTCCGTGAACTGCAGCTGACCGACATCGTTGACGGCCGGCTCCGCCTCGACGGCCGCGACATCCCGCTCGCCGCACCCGTCAGGAGCCGGCTCCGTATCTGGCTCGACCACCGCAACCGAACGTGGCCGGCCACCGCGAACCCGCACCTGCTCATCAACCGACGCACCGCGCCGCGGCTGGTCCCCGGCGGTCCGTCCTTTCCCTGGAGGGACAGCCGCGTCCGCCCAGGGGCCCTGCGAGAGGACCGCATCCTGCACGAGATCCACGCCACCGGCGGCGACGTACGCCGCATCTGCGACCTGTTCGGACTCAGCGTCGAAGGCGCCACCCGCTACATCAAGACCGTCGAGCACCCCGACCTGAGGAAGAAGGACCACCCCGGAAACCGGACATGA
- a CDS encoding phage integrase family domain protein (identified by similarity to SP:P22885; match to protein family HMM PF00589) — translation MVDQYALAMSAAGLTDRHIGSTRAIVIEFARALSTPLWEATCADADAFLAQQRRLGLSVSTRAGKAGALAGFYEFVIARYEGTIRRATGVLVEQPIDEFNRQSGASLGKVRVPPSDDEIDSLFTAWRGSVTQARKYRPAARDYFAASLWRRLGLRINETVMLDIRDWRPDLGEFGKLHVRHGKGSRGRGPKQRLVPAINGANQLIDWWLAEVRPQYGEDWADADAPLLPSERFDRDLDRCGRVGANALRRALGIQVEEWLPAWSGRMTPHVLRHYCASSLYAAGMDIKAIQELLGHQWLATTSGYLHVRSDHIERAWNSASDRVEARLGLLAD, via the coding sequence ATGGTTGATCAGTACGCGTTGGCGATGTCGGCGGCGGGTTTGACGGATCGCCACATCGGCTCGACGAGGGCGATCGTCATCGAGTTCGCTCGGGCGTTGTCGACTCCGCTGTGGGAGGCCACCTGCGCGGACGCGGACGCCTTCTTGGCACAGCAGCGCCGGTTGGGGCTCAGCGTGTCGACCCGCGCGGGCAAGGCCGGCGCGCTGGCGGGCTTCTACGAGTTCGTGATCGCCCGCTACGAGGGCACGATCCGCCGCGCGACCGGTGTCTTGGTCGAGCAGCCGATCGATGAGTTCAATCGCCAGTCGGGGGCATCGCTGGGCAAGGTCCGGGTTCCGCCCTCGGATGACGAGATCGACTCGCTGTTCACCGCCTGGCGCGGGTCGGTCACCCAGGCGCGCAAGTACCGACCGGCGGCCCGCGACTACTTCGCCGCCTCGCTGTGGCGCCGACTCGGGCTGCGGATCAACGAGACCGTCATGCTCGACATCCGCGACTGGCGCCCCGATCTGGGTGAGTTCGGCAAGCTGCACGTCCGCCACGGAAAGGGCTCCCGCGGCCGCGGACCCAAGCAACGGCTGGTGCCGGCGATCAACGGCGCGAACCAGTTGATCGACTGGTGGCTGGCCGAGGTCCGCCCCCAGTACGGCGAGGATTGGGCCGATGCGGACGCGCCGCTGCTGCCGTCTGAGCGGTTCGACCGCGATCTGGATCGGTGCGGACGTGTGGGCGCGAACGCGCTGCGCCGCGCGCTGGGAATCCAGGTCGAGGAGTGGTTGCCGGCGTGGTCGGGGCGGATGACGCCCCACGTGCTGCGACATTACTGCGCGTCGTCGCTGTACGCGGCGGGTATGGACATCAAGGCGATCCAGGAGCTCCTTGGACACCAGTGGCTGGCGACGACGTCGGGCTACCTCCACGTCCGCAGTGACCACATCGAGCGCGCGTGGAACAGCGCGAGCGACCGCGTTGAAGCCCGTCTGGGCCTTCTTGCCGACTGA